The following proteins are co-located in the Bosea sp. AS-1 genome:
- a CDS encoding NAD(P)-dependent oxidoreductase: MKHIIIGGDGFVGSHLAADLAALGETVLVADIAKSNHAHYAAVPFHKIDVTKAESVESLPLAPEDVVYNLSAKMLSPIVTRAERHEFFWPVNYHGTQNILSWMEKNGADRLVHFTTDMIYGHSVTVPQDETHPAHPLGEYGESKLATERLAEEYRAKGFKISIFRPRLIIGPGRLGILVKLFKLIDLNLPVPMIGGGNNPYQFISVFDCASACVAAWKAGFPNEAYNLGSDDPPPVKKLLGDLIKHAGSKSILLPTPASLVKLTLDALDAVNMPIMDPEQYKIADEVCILDTSKAKRELGWRPQYRDEDMLLAAYTEYRKGKDALKQAHRSLAA, translated from the coding sequence ATGAAACACATCATCATCGGCGGCGACGGCTTCGTCGGCTCGCATCTGGCGGCCGATCTCGCGGCACTGGGCGAGACTGTGCTCGTCGCTGACATCGCCAAGAGCAACCACGCGCATTATGCGGCCGTGCCCTTTCACAAGATCGACGTGACCAAGGCGGAGAGCGTGGAAAGCCTTCCGCTGGCGCCGGAGGACGTGGTCTACAACCTCTCGGCCAAGATGCTCTCGCCGATCGTGACGCGGGCGGAGCGGCACGAGTTCTTCTGGCCGGTAAATTACCACGGCACACAGAACATCCTGAGCTGGATGGAGAAGAACGGCGCCGATCGGCTCGTCCATTTCACCACCGACATGATCTACGGCCATTCGGTGACGGTGCCGCAGGATGAGACGCACCCGGCGCATCCGCTCGGCGAGTACGGCGAGAGCAAGCTCGCGACCGAGCGCCTCGCCGAAGAATACCGCGCCAAGGGCTTCAAGATCTCGATCTTCCGTCCGCGGCTGATCATAGGGCCCGGCCGGCTCGGCATCCTGGTCAAGCTGTTCAAGCTGATCGACCTCAACCTGCCGGTGCCGATGATCGGTGGCGGCAACAACCCCTACCAGTTCATTTCGGTGTTCGACTGCGCCAGTGCCTGCGTCGCGGCCTGGAAAGCGGGCTTCCCCAACGAGGCCTATAATCTCGGTTCCGATGATCCGCCGCCGGTGAAGAAGCTTCTCGGCGACCTGATCAAGCATGCCGGCTCGAAGTCGATCCTGCTGCCGACGCCGGCCTCGCTGGTGAAGCTCACCCTCGATGCGCTCGACGCGGTGAACATGCCGATCATGGACCCGGAGCAGTACAAGATCGCCGACGAGGTCTGTATCCTCGACACCTCCAAGGCCAAGCGCGAACTCGGCTGGCGGCCGCAATACCGCGACGAGGACATGCTGCTCGCCGCCTATACCGAATACCGCAAGGGCAAGGATGCCCTGAAACAGGCGCATAGGAGCCTTGCCGCATGA